TACTCCGGGAACGGTAGCCAATACGCCATTTTCAGAACAATCCGGAACATCTTCTTTGGCAGGAGGAACCGGAAAAATAGCTCTTAAATCTTTACTTCCCCTGTAATTAAAAACAGAAAGCTGACCTTCAAATCCTAATATACTTCCATAAACCAAGGGTTTATTGAGTTTCACGCAGGCATCGTTTACGGTATAGCGGGTTTCAAAATTATCGCAACCATCAATTATTAAATCGTAATCTTTTAATAGTTCAGCCGCATTTTCATCATTAATTAAAACATCGTGAGCTATAATATTTATTTCCGGATGCATGAGGTTTAATTTTGTTTTTGCGACATCCACTTTTTTTAAGTTAACATCTTTTTGTCCGAATAATATTTGACGATGGAGATTGGTAATATGTACGGTATCAAAATCAATTATCCCTATTGTTCCAACGCCGGCTGCACACAAATACAAGAGGGTAGGGCAACCCAAACCTCCGCAACCTACTATGGCCACTTTTGCTTCCTTTATTTTTTCTTGTCCCGAAACACCAATTTCGGAGAGCATAATTTGTTTGATGTATTTTCTTTTCTCGTTGTTACTTAGCATAAGAATCAGAATAAACACGGTCCCAATCTTTTAAAACAGGTTCATAACCTTGTTTTTTTATAATTTCCTTAAATTCTGATAAGGTGCGGTTATCATCTATTGTAAATTGTTCTAAACTTTCTTTGGCTACAGCATAACCGCCCGGATTGGTTTTAGATTCTGCACTCATACTGGTTGCGCCCAAGCGAATTACGTTATTTCTGAAATGAGGTGTTTCTCTTGTAGAAATTGAAATTTCTAAATCGGGATTAAACAAACGATAAGCGCAAATCAATTGTAATAATTCCTTTTCATGAATGGGATTTTGTACTTCATGAACGCCTTCAGCCGGACGAATGCGAGGAAAGGAAATGGAGTATTTACTTTTCCAATAAACCTTCTGTAAATAATCCAAATGCAAAGCACAAAAGAAGGAATCAATTCTCCAATCATTTAATCCTAATAAAACACCTAAGCCAATTTTATGAATTTCACTCTTACAAGCCCGATCCGGTGTTTCCAATCGGTAATCAAAATTTGATTTTTTTCCTTTAGGGTGAAAAGTGCCGTAATTCTGTTTATTGTATGTTTCCTGATAAACCAATACCGAATAAACACCGGCTTTTTGTAAAGAAAGGTATTCTTCTTCATCAAGGGGTTGCACTTCTATAGAAATATTGGCAAAAAAAGGTTTAATTAATTCTATGGCGTGCAAGAAATATTTTAAATGAACTGTTGCGTTAGCTTCTCCGGTTACTAATAAAACGTGATCAAAGCCCAAGGCTTTAACGGCTTTAGCTTCCTCAATTATTTCCTGATCGTTTAATGTTTTTCTTTTTATTTTATTATCAAAACTGTAACCGCAATACGTACAAATATTATTGCATTCATTACTTAAATACAAAGGAGCATACAACTGAATAATTTTACCAAATCTCTGTTTGGTTAAGGCTTGACTCTTTACCGCCATTTGTTCGAGATAGGAGGAAGCAGCAGGAGAAATTAAAGCTTTAAAATCTTCGGTACTCAACTTATTTTTATTTAAAGCAATTTGAACTTCGGAGGAAGTTTTTTCTGAAATTTCTTTTTCGATCTGCTCGTAATTATAGGTATTGAAGATTTCTTTAAATGTCATTTTTAAAGTTCTTTTAGGAATTCGGTTAAGGGACTAGTAGCCATGCCTGCTTTTTGTATTCCTGCCGGGCTTGCTTCAAAGGCCGTTCGTCCGGCATGAACAGCATCTTTAAATGCTATAGCCATGTTTATTGTATCTTTTGCAGTTGCAATGGCCGTGTTCACCAAAACAGCATCAGCCCCAATTTCCATTGCGTGGCAGGCATGAGAAGGTAAACCAATTCCTGCATCAACAATTACAGGAACGCGACTTTGTTCAATAATAATTTCCAAAAAATCTTTGGTCATTAATCCTTTGTTACTTCCAATGGGTGAACCCAAAGGCATTACAGCAGATGTGCCTGCTTCTTCCAGTAATTTACACAATACAGGATCGGCGTGAATATAAGGCAACACAATAAATCCTTGCTTAGCTAATTCTTCAGTGGCCTTTAAAGTTTCGATTGGGTCGGGTAGTAAATATCTGGGGTCGGGATGAATTTCCAATTTGATCCAATTGGTTTCTAAGGCTTCACGTGCCAGTTGCGCAGCAAAAATGGCTTCTTTTGCATTTCGTGCTCCTGAAGTATTGGGCCAAAGGTTAACGTTTGCTTTTTTTATGGCATCTAACAAATGATCCGATGGTGCATTTATTTCCACACGTTTTAAGGCAACGGTTACCATTTCTGTACCGGATGCGAGAATAGATTGCAACATTTCTTCATCCGATGCATATTTTCCGCTTCCTAAAAATAAACGTGAATTAAACTCTTTGTTTCCTATCGTAAGCATGATCTAATAATGAATTAATTTGATTTATTATTTCTTTTTTATGGGTTGCGTTTGTAATTAAACCGGACACAGCAATACCATATACACCAGCTTGCATTAATCCTTCAATGTCTTTTAGTTCAATTCCTCCAATAGCAAATACCGGAATATTAATTTGTTCGGATTTTAATTGATTCATGATTTTGGTAAAACCTTCTATTCCTAATATCGGACTCAAATTTTCTTTAGTAGAGGTGAAACGCAAAGGACCTAAACCAACGTAATCTGCTTTATTTTGCACATGATTTTTTATTTGATGAAATTCATTAGCGGTTGCTCCAATTTTACCTTTAAATATTTTTTGCGCCTCGAGTAGTGGCATGTCTTTTAGTCCCAAATGTAAACCGTTTGCCCTAACTTGTTGAGCAATTTGTGGAGAATCGTTTAGTGTAAAAAAGGCGTTGTATTTTTCACATTTATTTTTTATTTCATGAGCACAATTTAGAATTTCCTTTTCGCTGCAATTTTTTAAACGCAACTGCACGTGTTTTACTCCGGCTTGCAATGCAGATTCAATATTCCGAAGATGTTCATTCGGATTATGGCCCTGAGATATATAAATTAATTTATGCATGATATCCTAAGGCTGTAGAATTACTATTTAAAAAATGTTCAGTATATATTTTTGCCTTTTCACAGGCTGTTTTAATGTCAATTCCCTTAGCGAGTTCTGCGGTGATGGCCGATGAAAGTACGCAGCCTGATCCGTGCTTAGCATAAATATTTTTTTCAGAAGAAAGAATTTCTATCGTTTCATTTTTGGTAAATAAGGTGTCAATTCCTTTTTTCTCGTTACGATGACCTCCTTTAAGTAATACAGTACAATCATTTAAAACAGACCAATCCAAATTATTTTTTTCCGAACCAAATAATTGTTCAAATTCAATTGCGTTTGGTGTAATCAAGGTAAGCGAAGGCATAATTTTGTACAATAATTTTTTATTACCGTAATCCGCAAAGGAAAAACCGGTAGAAGATTGAATAACCGGATCAACCACTATTTTAATCTTAGAATCGTGCGTCTTAATCATATCGCAGAGTATTTTGAGCCAATGGATATCGGGTATGATTCCGAATTTTACAGCTTTTATGGGATATGCGTTGAGTAGGATATTCAAATCCGATTGAACTTCTTCCACTGTTCTCCACTTCACTGTAATAAATTTTTTTTCAGTTTGTGTTGTAATACCGGTACAAATGCTCAAACCATACACTTTGTTTTGCTCAAAAGTTTTTAAGTCGGCACTTAATCCGGCGCCTGAACTGGGATCTAAACCCGCAATAGTTATCACAAAGGGACGTGCAGTTTGCATATTTCATTTAATGCGGTAAAATTTTCAATTATGGATCCGGGTAAAGACCAAATGGCTCCTAAAGCTGCTACACCTGAAAAACCCATCGCTATTGCGTCAGCAACATGGTGTTGAGTGATGCCGCCAAGCGCATAAATATTTTTATTCGGATTATTTATTTTAAAATTATTCCCGAATTCACTGGTGTAATCTTTTTTTGAAATGCTATTAAAAACCGGACTTAAAAAACAATGATGCCATTGCTTGGATTCTTTTTCAATAAGTTCAGCCTGATGAAATGAAGTACTGAGCTTATAATTTGAAAACTGGCGTGCTTCAAAATCTGCCCTTGCCTTTTCTTTAACGTGAATATAGGAAAGGTTAAATTCTTGGGCAGACGCATAATGTTGGTGAATTGAAATTTTATTTAAGTATTCCGGATTAATTTGACTTAAATATTTAATCTGATCTGAAGAAGACCATCCGGGTTTTCTCAAATGAAAAAATTCCATACCATGATTAAACAATTCGTTCACCAACTTTGTTTCATCATCAATGTCATTTTCATGACTAAATATAATTAAAGCAGGAAGCATTAACTGTATATTTCTGAACCTTTATTTTTAAACTCTTCACTCATTTCATGCATTCCGTTTTCAGCATAATCGCGAATTTCTTGTGTAATTTTCATAGAACAGAATTTGGGCCCACACATGGAACAGAAATGTGCAATTTTTGCTCCATCAGCCGGTAAAGTTTCATCGTGATATTCTCGCGCAGTATCCGGATCGAGTGATAAATTAAATTGATCTTCCCATCTGAATTCAAATCGTGCTTTGCTTAAGGCATTGTCTCTATATTGTGCTCCCGGATGTCCTTTAGCCAAATCAGCAGCGTGTGCCGCCAATTTGTAAGTGATTACGCCATCTTTCACGTCTTTTTTGTTGGGTAATCCCAAATGTTCTTTTGGAGTTACATAGCATAACATAGCTGTTCCGTACCATCCAATCATAGCAGCTCCAATTGCAGAAGTAATATGATCGTATCCGGGCGCAATGTCTGTGGTTAATGGTCCGAGCGTATAAAACGGAGCTTCACTACAACATTCCAATTGTTTTTCCATGTTTTCTTTGATGAGATGCATAGGTACATGTCCCGGACCTTCAATCATAGTTTGAATATCATGTTTCCAAGCAATTTTAGTTAACTCACCTAAAGTTTCTAATTCTCCGAATTGAGCTTCATCATTTGCATCTGCAATGCAACCGGGTCTTAAGCCGTCGCCAAGTGAAAATGCAACATCGTAAGCTTTCATAATTTCGCAAATTTCTTCGAAATGCGTGTACAGAAAATTTTCTTTATGATGCGCTAAACACCACTTGGCCATAATGGAACCACCTCTGGAAACGATGCCGGTGATTCTTTTAGCAGTGAGATGAATATATTTTAGGCGAACTCCGGCATGAATGGTGAAATAATCTACGCCCTGTTCAGCTTGCTCAATCAAAGTATCTTTAAATATTTCCCAGGTTAGGTCTTCCGCTTTACCGTTTACTTTTTCCAAAGCCTGATAAATGGGAACTGTTCCAATTGGTACCGGTGAATTTCTTAAAATCCATTCCCTTGTTTCATGAATATTTTTTCCGGTTGATAAATCCATTATGGTATCAGCACCCCATCGACAAGCCCATACTGCTTTTTCCACTTCCTCTTCAATACTGGAAGTAACGGCGCTATTACCGATGTTGGCATTTATTTTTACTAGAAAATTTCTTCCGATAATCATAGGCTCACTTTCCGGGTGATTGATGTTGTTGGGAATAATGGCTCTGCCTTCAGCAATTTCTTTTCGAACAAATTCAGCGGTAATTATTCCCTTAGGTGTATTCGCACCAAAAGAATTACCTGCATGTTGCTGACTCAATAATTTATATTGCCCGTTTAATTCTTTTTCCAGCAAATCATATTTTTGATTTTCGCGAATAGCAATGTATTCCATTTCCGGAGTAATGATTCCCATTTTGGCGTAATGCATTTGGCTTACATTTTTTCCCTTTTTCGCTTTTAAAGGTTTTTTTAAATGTTCAAAACGAAGATGATTTAATGAAGTATCTTTCAAACGTTCTTCTCCATAAGAAGAAGAAACTGAATTTAATTCTTCAACGTCGTTTCTGTCTAATATCCATTTTTCACGAATACGTTCAATGCCTTTTTTAATATCAATTTTAATATTTGGGTCGGTGTAGGGTCCGCTGGTATCATAAACGGTTACCGGTTTGTTTTCTTCTATTTTACCATTGGCGTGTTTTGTGGGAGAAAGTGTAATTTCACGCATAGCCACCTGAATAGGGTGGATGTTACCTTTTACAAAAACTTTTTTTGAACCGCTGATGGGTTTACAACTGATTACGTTTTGTTCCGGTGTTTTGTCTGATTTACTCATTTTATTCGATTTAAAATTTTATGTTTTAATGTGTAATTTTTATCCACCCTGCGTGGCTTTAATAAATAATACGTGATCGTTTTCTTTTAACTGAAAGGTATTCCATTCCGATTTTTTAATCACCTGTTGATTAACGGCTACCGCCATTCCATTGATTTTATCGCCCACAACCTGTTGCAATAAATAAATTAATTCGGGTTGAGTGATAAGTAGTTTTTCGTTATTTAAGCTAATTTCCATTTCGTATAAATAAACAACTTTAGAAATGGTATGCAGAGTATATTCTGTAACTTTTTCCTACGTCGGTATTACCCGTATCAGGTACTAGGGTATAATCTCAGTCTGTTCGACACCCCTAAAGTTGTAATACAAAATTAAAAAATTAGCGTTGATAAATGGATTTAATAATCTAAAGTAATAAACCATTTCAGATAACTTATTAACTAAAAAAGCCCGAATTATCGGGCTTTGAGATTAAAATTTTTGAAAATCATTAATCGATTACAATTACCAGATATTTGGAAACACTCCAAAACTCACTCGGATTTGTAATTTCAATTTTCTCCACCGGGTTTTCACCTACAATTTTAAATGAACTTTTTGGGTGATTGGTAAGTAGTTTAATTTTTTTAGAACCAATGTTTATTGTTTTTGTTTCTTCAATGTTCACTTTAGTAAAGTATTCTTTATTGAAATCTTCTTTAACCTTGGTAGTTTTTCCAATTCCTATAAAACCACCTTCTTTGGTTACTACATTTTTTTCTTTTAACTCTTTTAAAGTACCGATTGCGAAATATGCTGTATTAATTACTTCTGTTTTTTGTTCGCTTTCAGTTTCAACATTTTGATAATTGGTATTTAAATTAGCCAATTCAATGTGTAAAGCTTCCATCTGACTTTTTAAATCTGCAATTTCTCCGTCTTTTTGATCAATGGCTCTCTGCAAATTTTCAATCATCTGTTCCATACCTTCCATTTTTAAATTCGCATTTTTTAATTTTTTTGATAGGGAAGCAATGCGTGATTTGTTTTTAGACATTAAATCATAAATGGCCTGAATATCTTCTTTAATTTGATTTTGTTTGCTGGTAACATCACCTTGTTTGGCTGCAGAGTTTACAATTTTTTCTTTTTCTTTAATGGAATTTAAATTCTCTTGAATTTCATTAAACGCGCCAACAAATTCTTGTAAGGCAGCTTCCTTCTCTCCTAATTTACCGCCCAATTCATTATTCACAACCTTTAAACTGTCTGCTAAAGGATTAGGTTCTTTCTCTCCGGATCCGCATGAAGTCAGGAATATCATTCCCAAGCTCACCATCATTACTATTGCATGTGATTTTAATCTATTCATACCTCTTTTTATTTTAATACTTTTTGGAACGTAAATGTAACCCTTTCAGGCACAAAAAAAGACGCAAAAAATGCGTCTTTCATCAATTCTTTTGAACCATTTAACAAAATTCGTTATAAACTGCTTTTAAATGTTCTGCAATGGCATTGGCCGACTGACCTTCAATATGGTGTCTTTCAACAAAATGTACTAATTCACCGTTTTTAAACAAGGCAATAGCCGGACTACTTGGCGGATATGGATTAAAGTGTTTTCTGGCTTCAGCAACTGCATCAGTATCAAATCCTGCAAAAACAGTACTTAATACATTAGGCACCTTGGCATTATCAAGGCTCTTTTTAACTCCCGGTCTGCAGGCTCCGGCCGCACAACCGCAAACGGAGTTTACAACCATT
This sequence is a window from Sphingobacteriaceae bacterium. Protein-coding genes within it:
- a CDS encoding thiamine phosphate synthase yields the protein MLPALIIFSHENDIDDETKLVNELFNHGMEFFHLRKPGWSSSDQIKYLSQINPEYLNKISIHQHYASAQEFNLSYIHVKEKARADFEARQFSNYKLSTSFHQAELIEKESKQWHHCFLSPVFNSISKKDYTSEFGNNFKINNPNKNIYALGGITQHHVADAIAMGFSGVAALGAIWSLPGSIIENFTALNEICKLHVPL
- the thiC gene encoding phosphomethylpyrimidine synthase ThiC, whose translation is MSKSDKTPEQNVISCKPISGSKKVFVKGNIHPIQVAMREITLSPTKHANGKIEENKPVTVYDTSGPYTDPNIKIDIKKGIERIREKWILDRNDVEELNSVSSSYGEERLKDTSLNHLRFEHLKKPLKAKKGKNVSQMHYAKMGIITPEMEYIAIRENQKYDLLEKELNGQYKLLSQQHAGNSFGANTPKGIITAEFVRKEIAEGRAIIPNNINHPESEPMIIGRNFLVKINANIGNSAVTSSIEEEVEKAVWACRWGADTIMDLSTGKNIHETREWILRNSPVPIGTVPIYQALEKVNGKAEDLTWEIFKDTLIEQAEQGVDYFTIHAGVRLKYIHLTAKRITGIVSRGGSIMAKWCLAHHKENFLYTHFEEICEIMKAYDVAFSLGDGLRPGCIADANDEAQFGELETLGELTKIAWKHDIQTMIEGPGHVPMHLIKENMEKQLECCSEAPFYTLGPLTTDIAPGYDHITSAIGAAMIGWYGTAMLCYVTPKEHLGLPNKKDVKDGVITYKLAAHAADLAKGHPGAQYRDNALSKARFEFRWEDQFNLSLDPDTAREYHDETLPADGAKIAHFCSMCGPKFCSMKITQEIRDYAENGMHEMSEEFKNKGSEIYS
- the thiH gene encoding 2-iminoacetate synthase ThiH; amino-acid sequence: MTFKEIFNTYNYEQIEKEISEKTSSEVQIALNKNKLSTEDFKALISPAASSYLEQMAVKSQALTKQRFGKIIQLYAPLYLSNECNNICTYCGYSFDNKIKRKTLNDQEIIEEAKAVKALGFDHVLLVTGEANATVHLKYFLHAIELIKPFFANISIEVQPLDEEEYLSLQKAGVYSVLVYQETYNKQNYGTFHPKGKKSNFDYRLETPDRACKSEIHKIGLGVLLGLNDWRIDSFFCALHLDYLQKVYWKSKYSISFPRIRPAEGVHEVQNPIHEKELLQLICAYRLFNPDLEISISTRETPHFRNNVIRLGATSMSAESKTNPGGYAVAKESLEQFTIDDNRTLSEFKEIIKKQGYEPVLKDWDRVYSDSYAK
- a CDS encoding HesA/MoeB/ThiF family protein, which codes for MLSNNEKRKYIKQIMLSEIGVSGQEKIKEAKVAIVGCGGLGCPTLLYLCAAGVGTIGIIDFDTVHITNLHRQILFGQKDVNLKKVDVAKTKLNLMHPEINIIAHDVLINDENAAELLKDYDLIIDGCDNFETRYTVNDACVKLNKPLVYGSILGFEGQLSVFNYRGSKDLRAIFPVPPAKEDVPDCSENGVLATVPGVMGTLLANEALKLILNLNPLMNQYIILDLKKMNLNCLHF
- a CDS encoding thiazole synthase, yielding MLTIGNKEFNSRLFLGSGKYASDEEMLQSILASGTEMVTVALKRVEINAPSDHLLDAIKKANVNLWPNTSGARNAKEAIFAAQLAREALETNWIKLEIHPDPRYLLPDPIETLKATEELAKQGFIVLPYIHADPVLCKLLEEAGTSAVMPLGSPIGSNKGLMTKDFLEIIIEQSRVPVIVDAGIGLPSHACHAMEIGADAVLVNTAIATAKDTINMAIAFKDAVHAGRTAFEASPAGIQKAGMATSPLTEFLKEL
- a CDS encoding BrxA/BrxB family bacilliredoxin produces the protein MYPEAIVKPMKAELTSAGFKDLSSPEEVNNILKEQGTVLMVVNSVCGCAAGACRPGVKKSLDNAKVPNVLSTVFAGFDTDAVAEARKHFNPYPPSSPAIALFKNGELVHFVERHHIEGQSANAIAEHLKAVYNEFC
- the thiE gene encoding thiamine phosphate synthase, which produces MMHKLIYISQGHNPNEHLRNIESALQAGVKHVQLRLKNCSEKEILNCAHEIKNKCEKYNAFFTLNDSPQIAQQVRANGLHLGLKDMPLLEAQKIFKGKIGATANEFHQIKNHVQNKADYVGLGPLRFTSTKENLSPILGIEGFTKIMNQLKSEQINIPVFAIGGIELKDIEGLMQAGVYGIAVSGLITNATHKKEIINQINSLLDHAYDRKQRV
- a CDS encoding hydroxymethylpyrimidine/phosphomethylpyrimidine kinase, whose amino-acid sequence is MQTARPFVITIAGLDPSSGAGLSADLKTFEQNKVYGLSICTGITTQTEKKFITVKWRTVEEVQSDLNILLNAYPIKAVKFGIIPDIHWLKILCDMIKTHDSKIKIVVDPVIQSSTGFSFADYGNKKLLYKIMPSLTLITPNAIEFEQLFGSEKNNLDWSVLNDCTVLLKGGHRNEKKGIDTLFTKNETIEILSSEKNIYAKHGSGCVLSSAITAELAKGIDIKTACEKAKIYTEHFLNSNSTALGYHA
- the thiS gene encoding sulfur carrier protein ThiS produces the protein MEISLNNEKLLITQPELIYLLQQVVGDKINGMAVAVNQQVIKKSEWNTFQLKENDHVLFIKATQGG